The sequence CCGAATGCCCCCGCGGGCCGCCCCATCCCGGGCCTCAGCGACGCCGCCAGGAAGCGGATACCGGCCGACTCCCGGCAGGCCCTGGTCGTCACGGGCAAGGGCATGGACTCCTTCGAGTCGCGTGTCGTCCTCTACACCCGCGAGGAGGGCTCCGACGACTGGGAGCCGGGCCCCACCTGGTCCGCGCACAACGCCGCGCACGGCTGGACGGACGACCACCGCTACGGCGATCTGCGCTCCCCCATCGGTGTCTTCTCGCTCACCGACGCGGGCGGGCTGCTGAACGCCCCCGAGGACACCAAACTCCCCTACGACCACAACACCAGCTTTGTCGCCGACGGCACCGGCGTGGAGGGCGAGCCGCTGGCCGGCGCCTTCGACTACGTCATCGCCATCAACTACAACCGGGAGCCCGGCACCTCTCCCCTGGACCAGCAGCGCCCACTGGGCGACGCCAAGGGCGGCGGCGTCTGGCTGCATGTGGACCACGACGGCCCCACCCAGGGCTGTGTGAGCCTCAAGCCCAAGGTGATGCAGGAACTGCTGCGCACCCTCGACCCCGACCTGCACCCGGTCATCGTGATGGGGCCGGCCGGTTACCGGGCATCCGCCGATGACTGAGCACCCGCCGGTCACTGAGCACCCGCCGTACCCCGCGGGGCCGCAGGACGCGCTGACCGATGTCCTCGGCCTCCGGGTCGGCCACGCCCAGCGGACCGGGGGCGGGTACCTCACCGGCACCACCGTCGTCCTGGCCCCCGAGGGCGGCGCCGTCGCGGCCGTCGACGTACGCGGCGGTGGCCCCGGCACCCGGGAGACCGACGCGCTCGACCCGCGCAACCTCGTCCAGCGCATCGAGGCGGTCGTGCTGACCGGCGGCAGTGCCTTCGGTCTTGACGCGGCATCCGGTGTCGCCGGCTGGCTGGAGGAGCGGGGCCGCGGTTTCCGCGTCGGCCCCGACCCCGCGCAGGTCGTACCGGTCGTGCCGGCCGCGGCCCTCTTCGACCTGGGGCGCGGCGGCGACTGGCGGGCCCGCCCGGACGCCGCACTGGGCCGGGCGGCGGCCGCAGCCGCGGCGGACACCGGGCCCGGCGCCCCGGTCGCGCAGGGCAATACGGGCGCCGGCACGGGCGCGGTGGCCGGCGGCCTCAAGGGCGGCATCGGCACCGCGAGCGCGGTCCTCCCGTCGGGCGCCACCGTCGCCGCGCTGGCCGCCGTCAATGCCGCGGGCTCCTTCGCCGACCCGCGCACCGGCGCCCTCTACGGCCGGCTGTACGAAAGCCCGGCGGACCTGCCCTCCCCCGAGGTGCACGCCGCCGCCGCGCGCCGGCTGGCCGAGGCCGGGGAGATATCCCGGGCCCGCTCGGCCGCCTCCGTCCGCCCGC is a genomic window of Streptomyces sp. Edi2 containing:
- a CDS encoding P1 family peptidase, whose translation is MTEHPPVTEHPPYPAGPQDALTDVLGLRVGHAQRTGGGYLTGTTVVLAPEGGAVAAVDVRGGGPGTRETDALDPRNLVQRIEAVVLTGGSAFGLDAASGVAGWLEERGRGFRVGPDPAQVVPVVPAAALFDLGRGGDWRARPDAALGRAAAAAAADTGPGAPVAQGNTGAGTGAVAGGLKGGIGTASAVLPSGATVAALAAVNAAGSFADPRTGALYGRLYESPADLPSPEVHAAAARRLAEAGEISRARSAASVRPPLNTTLAVVATDATLTRAQALKLAGTAHDGLARAIRPVHLLSDGDTVFALSTATRPLAPEEARAEAAFDVHAEAGALNQILSAGADVLTRAVVRAAREAETVDGPGGVFLSYRDLYGTG